One segment of Drosophila mauritiana strain mau12 chromosome 3R, ASM438214v1, whole genome shotgun sequence DNA contains the following:
- the LOC117143831 gene encoding DNA-binding protein RFX2 isoform X5 translates to MHSRYGFDCQTRHYQQHQQTHHHHHHPTAPCSIPLESPPTPPVISPSAAAAVAYSNLLEKCRCKQSVAANPVPAPPAQLQLQLHHHHHHHHHQTFVASASATSYSNCSALGLGSRTGSGSGSGTGSTPSTSSLANSSCAAATNISGGSSSTTMYHHHHRRHNNLSYCGVSGQEQNYQVQYVDSELYHSNSSQTQMTYPFCPVGDYQGNGQTAYYSTTGQYGATSSAGGSSNGAHSTTLPYLVPVEEGILLNGSAHSLSQSQSQSHGRDSPHSLTVSSRDWERDADRVNGTNRHWVQEVAYIQEAQSTPQTPTSTTTTHSASGGSLGTGGGGASPDSDQSALGSSNKIASATIKWLSRNYETADGVSLPRSTLYNHYMQHCSEHKLEPVNAASFGKLIRSVFSGLRTRRLGTRGNSKYHYYGIRIKPGSLLNSQAMDDKQMLAAGYGPSPDGSGGPGSGPMVSVTSSTAGQLAGSNGLGGGHGQRHSNGTKKHTFKPETYEACIQYIGDGTSALPSFPPIELNHSFNSELTLEDVDTFRGLYREHCESFLDAVLNLEFNTVEFLLRDFWRASDNNNLDECEEEKYLSKTKLYLLCHCAEVQKFVREVDYQFYQNTVDVIIPDVLRSIPNALTQAIRNFAKNLEIWLCESMLGVPEQLAQIKTNAVSAFCQTLRRYTSLNHLAQAARAVLQNGAQISQMLSDLNRVDFHNVQEQAAWVSQCAPAVVQRLESDFKAALQQQSSLEQWASWLQLVVESAMEEYNGKPTYARAARQFLLKWSFYSSMIIRDLTLRSASSFGSFHLIRLLFDEYMFYLVEHKIAEAQDKTAIAVICERMKKDMDFEFECQFAYITSDTEHQTTPSSASSGGDVGNEAKRLKQE, encoded by the exons ATGCATTCGCGGTACGGCTTTGACTGCCAGACGCGCCATTACCAACAACACCAGCAGacgcaccaccaccaccaccacccaacCGCACCGTGCAGCATTCCGTTGGAGTCGCCGCCAACGCCGCCAGTGATCAGTCCCAGCGCCGCTGCTGCCGTGGCCTACTCGAATCTCCTGGAGAAGTGCCGCTGCAAGCAATCCGTGGCCGCCAATCCCGTTCCAGCACCACCCGCCCAGCTCCAATTGCAGTtgcaccaccatcatcatcaccatcaccaccagacCTTCGTGGCCAGCGCCAGTGCAACCAGCTACAGCAACTGTTCCGCGCTAGGATTGGGTTCGCGaacgggatcgggatcgggaagTGGAACCGGATCCACTCCATCCACTTCCTCGTTGGCAAACTCGTCTTGTGCCGCCGCAACGAACATTTCGGGGGGATCCTCCAGCACCACCATgtaccaccaccaccatcgaCGCCACAATAATTTGTCCTACTGCGGTG TTTCGGGCCAGGAGCAGAACTACCAAGTGCAATATGTGGACTCTGAGCTGTACCATAGCAACTCCAGCCAGACGCAAAT GACGTATCCGTTCTGCCCGGTGGGGGACTACCAGGGCAACGGCCAGACGGCGTACTACTCGACCACGGGTCAGTACGGAGCCACCTCGTCGGCCGGAGGCTCCTCGAACGGAGCTCACTCCACGACGCTGCCGTACCTGGTGCCCGTGGAGGAGGGCATCCTCCTCAATGGCTCCGCACACTCGCTGTCACAGTCGCAGTCACAGTCGCATGGACGCGATTCGCCACACAGCCTGACGGTGAGTAGCAGGGATTGGGAGCGGGATGCGGACCGGGTGAACGGAACTAATCGCCACTGGGTGCAGGAGGTCGCGTACATCCAGGAGGCGCAGAGCACGCCCCAGACGCCCACCTCGACGACCACGACCCATTCGGCTAGCGGCGGCAGCCTGGGAACGGGCGGCGGAGGCGCCTCCCCGGATTCCGACCAGAGTGCGctcggcagcagcaacaagatTGCCTCGGCAACG ATCAAGTGGCTGTCGCGCAACTACGAAACGGCGGATGGGGTGAGCCTGCCCAGGAGCACGCTGTACAACCATTACATGCAGCACTGCAGCGAGCACAAGCTGGAGCCCGTGAATGCGGCCAGTTTCGGCAAGCTGATACGTTCCGTGTTCTCCGGACTGCGCACACGTCGCCTGGGCACGCGCGGCAACTCCAAGTATCACTACTATGGCATCCGCATCAAGCCCGGCTCGTTGCTGAACAGCCAGGCGATGGACGACAAGCAGATGCTGGCTGCCGGCTACGGACCATCCCCGGACGGATCCGGCGGACCGGGCAGCGGACCGATGGTCAGCGTCACCAGCAGCACCGCCGGACAACTGGCCGGCTCCAATGGATTGGGCGGTGGCCATGGCCAGCGGCACAGCAACGGCACCAAGAAGCACACCTTCAAGCCGGAAACCTACGAGGCGTGCATTCAG TACATCGGCGATGGAACCAGTGCTCTGCCCTCGTTTCCGCCCATCGAGCTGAACCACAGCTTCAACAGCGAACTGACCCTGGAGGACGTGGACACCTTCCGGGGCCTGTATCGGGAGCACTGCGAGTCCTTCCTGGACGCCGTGCTCAACTTGGAGTTCAACACCGTGGAGTTTCTGCTGCGCGACTTCTGGCGGgccagcgacaacaacaatcTGGACGAGTGCGAGGAGGAGAAGTACTTGAGCAAGACGAAGCTGTATCTGTTGTGCCACTGCGCAGAAGTGCAGAAGTTCGTGCGAGAG GTGGACTATCAATTCTACCAGAACACCGTCGATGTCATCATACCGGATGTGCTCCGCTCTATACCAAACGCCCTGACCCAGGCCATTCGGAACTTCGCCAAGAACTTGGAGATCTGGCTGTGCGAGAGCATGCTGGGCGTGCCGGAGCAGCTGGCCCAGATCAAGACCAATGCCGTCTCGGCATTCTGCCAAACGCTGCGGCGCTACACCTCGCTGAATCACCTGGCGCAGGCGGCTCGAGCAGTGCTCCAGAATGGTGCCCAGATCTCCCAGATGCTAAGCGATCTCAATCGTGTCGATTTCCACAATGTTCAG GAGCAAGCTGCTTGGGTGAGTCAATGTGCGCCCGCCGTGGTCCAGCGCTTGGAGAGCGACTTCAAGGCCGCTCTGCAGCAGCAGAGCTCCCTGGAGCAGTGGGCCAGCTGGCTGCAACTGGTGGTGGAGTCGGCCATGGAGGAGTACAACGGGAAGCCGACTTATGCCAGAGCCGCACGCCAGTTCCTGCTAAAGTGGAGCTTCTACAGCTCTATGATCATTCGGGACCTGACGCTGAGATCCGCCTCCAGCTTCGGAAGCTTCCACCTGATTCGCCTGCTGTTCGATGAGTACATGTTCTACCTGGTGGAGCACAAAATCGCCGAGGCACAAGACAAAACAGCCATTGCGGTCATTTGTGAAAGAATG AAAAAGGACATGGACTTTGAGTTCGAGTGCCAGTTCGCCTACATCACCAGCGACACGGAGCACCAGACGACTCCGAGCTCGGCCAGCAGTGGAGGCGACGTGGGCAACGAGGCCAAGCGACTGAAGCAGGAATGA
- the LOC117143831 gene encoding DNA-binding protein RFX2 isoform X6, translated as MHSRYGFDCQTRHYQQHQQTHHHHHHPTAPCSIPLESPPTPPVISPSAAAAVAYSNLLEKCRCKQSVAANPVPAPPAQLQLQLHHHHHHHHHQTFVASASATSYSNCSALGLGSRTGSGSGSGTGSTPSTSSLANSSCAAATNISGGSSSTTMYHHHHRRHNNLSYCGVSGQEQNYQVQYVDSELYHSNSSQTQMTYPFCPVGDYQGNGQTAYYSTTGQYGATSSAGGSSNGAHSTTLPYLVPVEEGILLNGSAHSLSQSQSQSHGRDSPHSLTEVAYIQEAQSTPQTPTSTTTTHSASGGSLGTGGGGASPDSDQSALGSSNKIASATIKWLSRNYETADGVSLPRSTLYNHYMQHCSEHKLEPVNAASFGKLIRSVFSGLRTRRLGTRGNSKYHYYGIRIKPGSLLNSQAMDDKQMLAAGYGPSPDGSGGPGSGPMVSVTSSTAGQLAGSNGLGGGHGQRHSNGTKKHTFKPETYEACIQYIGDGTSALPSFPPIELNHSFNSELTLEDVDTFRGLYREHCESFLDAVLNLEFNTVEFLLRDFWRASDNNNLDECEEEKYLSKTKLYLLCHCAEVQKFVREVDYQFYQNTVDVIIPDVLRSIPNALTQAIRNFAKNLEIWLCESMLGVPEQLAQIKTNAVSAFCQTLRRYTSLNHLAQAARAVLQNGAQISQMLSDLNRVDFHNVQEQAAWVSQCAPAVVQRLESDFKAALQQQSSLEQWASWLQLVVESAMEEYNGKPTYARAARQFLLKWSFYSSMIIRDLTLRSASSFGSFHLIRLLFDEYMFYLVEHKIAEAQDKTAIAVICERMKKDMDFEFECQFAYITSDTEHQTTPSSASSGGDVGNEAKRLKQE; from the exons ATGCATTCGCGGTACGGCTTTGACTGCCAGACGCGCCATTACCAACAACACCAGCAGacgcaccaccaccaccaccacccaacCGCACCGTGCAGCATTCCGTTGGAGTCGCCGCCAACGCCGCCAGTGATCAGTCCCAGCGCCGCTGCTGCCGTGGCCTACTCGAATCTCCTGGAGAAGTGCCGCTGCAAGCAATCCGTGGCCGCCAATCCCGTTCCAGCACCACCCGCCCAGCTCCAATTGCAGTtgcaccaccatcatcatcaccatcaccaccagacCTTCGTGGCCAGCGCCAGTGCAACCAGCTACAGCAACTGTTCCGCGCTAGGATTGGGTTCGCGaacgggatcgggatcgggaagTGGAACCGGATCCACTCCATCCACTTCCTCGTTGGCAAACTCGTCTTGTGCCGCCGCAACGAACATTTCGGGGGGATCCTCCAGCACCACCATgtaccaccaccaccatcgaCGCCACAATAATTTGTCCTACTGCGGTG TTTCGGGCCAGGAGCAGAACTACCAAGTGCAATATGTGGACTCTGAGCTGTACCATAGCAACTCCAGCCAGACGCAAAT GACGTATCCGTTCTGCCCGGTGGGGGACTACCAGGGCAACGGCCAGACGGCGTACTACTCGACCACGGGTCAGTACGGAGCCACCTCGTCGGCCGGAGGCTCCTCGAACGGAGCTCACTCCACGACGCTGCCGTACCTGGTGCCCGTGGAGGAGGGCATCCTCCTCAATGGCTCCGCACACTCGCTGTCACAGTCGCAGTCACAGTCGCATGGACGCGATTCGCCACACAGCCTGACG GAGGTCGCGTACATCCAGGAGGCGCAGAGCACGCCCCAGACGCCCACCTCGACGACCACGACCCATTCGGCTAGCGGCGGCAGCCTGGGAACGGGCGGCGGAGGCGCCTCCCCGGATTCCGACCAGAGTGCGctcggcagcagcaacaagatTGCCTCGGCAACG ATCAAGTGGCTGTCGCGCAACTACGAAACGGCGGATGGGGTGAGCCTGCCCAGGAGCACGCTGTACAACCATTACATGCAGCACTGCAGCGAGCACAAGCTGGAGCCCGTGAATGCGGCCAGTTTCGGCAAGCTGATACGTTCCGTGTTCTCCGGACTGCGCACACGTCGCCTGGGCACGCGCGGCAACTCCAAGTATCACTACTATGGCATCCGCATCAAGCCCGGCTCGTTGCTGAACAGCCAGGCGATGGACGACAAGCAGATGCTGGCTGCCGGCTACGGACCATCCCCGGACGGATCCGGCGGACCGGGCAGCGGACCGATGGTCAGCGTCACCAGCAGCACCGCCGGACAACTGGCCGGCTCCAATGGATTGGGCGGTGGCCATGGCCAGCGGCACAGCAACGGCACCAAGAAGCACACCTTCAAGCCGGAAACCTACGAGGCGTGCATTCAG TACATCGGCGATGGAACCAGTGCTCTGCCCTCGTTTCCGCCCATCGAGCTGAACCACAGCTTCAACAGCGAACTGACCCTGGAGGACGTGGACACCTTCCGGGGCCTGTATCGGGAGCACTGCGAGTCCTTCCTGGACGCCGTGCTCAACTTGGAGTTCAACACCGTGGAGTTTCTGCTGCGCGACTTCTGGCGGgccagcgacaacaacaatcTGGACGAGTGCGAGGAGGAGAAGTACTTGAGCAAGACGAAGCTGTATCTGTTGTGCCACTGCGCAGAAGTGCAGAAGTTCGTGCGAGAG GTGGACTATCAATTCTACCAGAACACCGTCGATGTCATCATACCGGATGTGCTCCGCTCTATACCAAACGCCCTGACCCAGGCCATTCGGAACTTCGCCAAGAACTTGGAGATCTGGCTGTGCGAGAGCATGCTGGGCGTGCCGGAGCAGCTGGCCCAGATCAAGACCAATGCCGTCTCGGCATTCTGCCAAACGCTGCGGCGCTACACCTCGCTGAATCACCTGGCGCAGGCGGCTCGAGCAGTGCTCCAGAATGGTGCCCAGATCTCCCAGATGCTAAGCGATCTCAATCGTGTCGATTTCCACAATGTTCAG GAGCAAGCTGCTTGGGTGAGTCAATGTGCGCCCGCCGTGGTCCAGCGCTTGGAGAGCGACTTCAAGGCCGCTCTGCAGCAGCAGAGCTCCCTGGAGCAGTGGGCCAGCTGGCTGCAACTGGTGGTGGAGTCGGCCATGGAGGAGTACAACGGGAAGCCGACTTATGCCAGAGCCGCACGCCAGTTCCTGCTAAAGTGGAGCTTCTACAGCTCTATGATCATTCGGGACCTGACGCTGAGATCCGCCTCCAGCTTCGGAAGCTTCCACCTGATTCGCCTGCTGTTCGATGAGTACATGTTCTACCTGGTGGAGCACAAAATCGCCGAGGCACAAGACAAAACAGCCATTGCGGTCATTTGTGAAAGAATG AAAAAGGACATGGACTTTGAGTTCGAGTGCCAGTTCGCCTACATCACCAGCGACACGGAGCACCAGACGACTCCGAGCTCGGCCAGCAGTGGAGGCGACGTGGGCAACGAGGCCAAGCGACTGAAGCAGGAATGA